One genomic region from Sphingobacterium multivorum encodes:
- a CDS encoding c-type cytochrome — protein MAQNLKTVNPCLRADRYLVILFFTLTVLSFSACTKKQAQELTNNPDNGTETVTVQNVSYTNFSKALFETKCSSCHATGRSASGRWTFSGYISVKDNIAKINNAVLVTKSMPLGSSLSAKEIELLDAWIKRNSPEN, from the coding sequence ATGGCACAAAATCTAAAAACGGTAAATCCTTGCCTCAGAGCAGATCGTTACTTAGTCATTTTATTCTTTACCTTAACGGTTCTCTCCTTCTCCGCCTGTACCAAAAAGCAGGCGCAAGAACTTACGAACAATCCGGATAACGGCACTGAAACTGTGACGGTCCAAAATGTGTCCTACACAAATTTTTCTAAAGCACTCTTTGAAACGAAATGTAGTTCGTGCCACGCGACAGGACGTTCGGCAAGTGGACGATGGACGTTCAGTGGTTATATCTCCGTCAAAGACAATATTGCAAAGATTAATAATGCGGTACTGGTGACCAAATCCATGCCACTAGGCAGCTCACTCTCCGCAAAAGAAATAGAACTGCTGGATGCATGGATCAAAAGGAATTCACCTGAAAACTAA
- a CDS encoding RNA polymerase sigma factor, producing the protein MAITEVDEKSIHIIKGCIDEDRRAQKDLYTIYYAMSLGICLRYANNREDAISILNEGFFKVFKNINKYDFQKPFSIWIKKIMTNTAIDFYRAKIKQGILVDVSMYEHTIIEDDSISQKLNYEDLLAMVQQLPPAYRTVFNLYAIDGYGHEEISGMLGIAIGTSKSNLHKARGRLAEMVEVQGVKFGKTEEKR; encoded by the coding sequence GTGGCGATAACAGAAGTTGACGAAAAATCTATCCATATTATTAAAGGATGTATTGATGAGGACCGCAGGGCCCAGAAAGATCTTTACACCATCTACTACGCTATGTCTTTAGGGATATGTCTGCGCTACGCTAATAACAGGGAAGATGCTATCAGTATTTTAAATGAAGGCTTTTTCAAGGTTTTTAAAAACATCAACAAATATGATTTTCAGAAGCCTTTTTCCATATGGATCAAAAAAATCATGACAAATACTGCAATTGATTTTTATCGGGCAAAGATTAAACAGGGCATCTTGGTAGATGTATCCATGTATGAGCATACCATTATTGAGGATGATAGCATCAGTCAAAAGTTAAACTATGAAGATTTATTGGCGATGGTACAGCAGCTTCCACCTGCCTACAGGACAGTGTTCAATCTCTATGCGATCGATGGTTATGGACACGAAGAAATTAGTGGCATGCTGGGAATTGCCATTGGAACATCAAAATCTAATCTGCATAAAGCACGTGGTAGACTGGCGGAAATGGTGGAAGTTCAAGGGGTAAAATTTGGTAAAACGGAGGAGAAAAGATGA
- a CDS encoding outer membrane beta-barrel protein, whose amino-acid sequence MMEKDKNKIDELFKSGLSDANFDFDESHWQDIESRLDNERRVKRRKIVVLTSLAATLAAVLTIFFVWNSALFKTNNLPGEINTAGISPEKEVPENKTVQPKEYSPDETKRDQRWIPFQPIKRTNSVLQLPNEAIILQDMLLSKIADKNTIGIQDGRLNTAFTIPHMEYNTRRLPRFNLKEEPVEGLGERLATIYQPKESPASMAQERERSVVSFLAGPDLTSVRGAGESSLSENIGLAYSYPLTKGLRVSVGATYAKKNYKAAYKFYTPSNPPEMTQLPSNVSAVCDVLDVPLTASYTVLKSKKVKFNVSAGLSSYFMLKEKYTFDYESGGSYGGSQKSAVYEVNGENQHIFGVADFSISIEKKINDKINIGVKPFVKMPLTGIGYGNVDLESKGVAFTLGMSL is encoded by the coding sequence ATGATGGAAAAGGATAAGAATAAGATTGATGAGCTATTTAAGTCGGGCTTAAGTGATGCTAACTTTGACTTTGATGAATCACATTGGCAAGATATAGAATCGCGATTGGACAATGAAAGGCGTGTAAAGAGACGAAAGATCGTCGTCTTAACGAGCTTGGCCGCTACACTTGCAGCAGTTTTAACGATCTTTTTTGTTTGGAATAGCGCGTTATTTAAAACCAATAATTTACCAGGTGAAATAAATACAGCCGGTATTTCGCCTGAAAAGGAGGTTCCGGAGAACAAAACTGTTCAACCTAAGGAGTATTCGCCAGACGAAACCAAACGGGATCAAAGGTGGATTCCATTTCAACCAATCAAACGCACCAATAGTGTGCTACAGCTACCAAATGAAGCTATTATACTGCAGGATATGCTTTTGAGTAAGATAGCGGATAAAAATACAATAGGGATACAAGACGGAAGGCTGAATACCGCATTTACGATTCCACACATGGAATATAACACGCGGAGATTGCCTCGTTTCAACTTAAAAGAAGAACCCGTCGAAGGGCTAGGGGAACGTCTGGCTACAATCTATCAGCCTAAAGAAAGTCCAGCATCCATGGCACAGGAAAGAGAGCGGTCGGTTGTTAGTTTCTTGGCAGGGCCAGATCTAACAAGCGTGCGAGGGGCCGGCGAATCCTCCCTTAGTGAGAACATCGGTTTGGCCTATTCCTATCCTTTGACAAAAGGATTGCGTGTGTCTGTGGGAGCGACCTATGCTAAAAAGAATTATAAAGCAGCTTATAAATTTTATACGCCATCAAATCCGCCAGAGATGACCCAATTGCCGAGCAATGTGAGCGCTGTATGTGATGTTCTTGATGTACCACTCACAGCGAGTTATACGGTATTGAAAAGTAAAAAAGTGAAGTTTAATGTCAGTGCGGGACTTTCAAGCTATTTTATGCTAAAGGAAAAATACACGTTTGATTATGAGAGCGGAGGTAGCTACGGTGGATCTCAGAAAAGTGCCGTCTATGAAGTGAATGGAGAGAACCAGCATATCTTTGGTGTTGCTGATTTTTCGATCTCCATTGAGAAGAAAATCAACGATAAAATTAACATCGGTGTAAAACCTTTTGTAAAAATGCCATTGACAGGGATAGGCTACGGAAATGTGGATCTGGAATCTAAAGGCGTCGCGTTTACCTTGGGAATGAGTTTGTAG
- a CDS encoding nuclear transport factor 2 family protein, which yields MKTLVKTFTVAALLAVSTFAMAAEGPGSKSSPVSINLSTADFALEHYVAVITAGESAGVEQLFAEDFNLKVQTGTLKSYSRYEVVKSLKKQKNIQLNCTVSTDVLEQATDYMVARVTMKFENFTKTDLVTLVREGKDWKVSKSINSYK from the coding sequence ATGAAAACTCTCGTAAAAACATTCACAGTAGCAGCTCTACTAGCAGTGTCAACATTTGCTATGGCAGCTGAAGGACCGGGTTCAAAATCGAGCCCAGTCAGCATTAACCTATCTACCGCAGACTTTGCTCTGGAGCACTATGTCGCCGTAATCACTGCAGGTGAATCAGCTGGAGTAGAACAGTTGTTTGCTGAAGACTTTAATCTAAAGGTCCAAACTGGTACTTTGAAGTCATATAGCCGCTATGAAGTGGTTAAATCCTTGAAAAAACAAAAGAATATCCAGCTGAATTGTACGGTTAGCACAGATGTACTTGAACAGGCTACAGATTATATGGTGGCCAGGGTAACGATGAAATTTGAAAATTTTACCAAGACCGATCTTGTTACCCTGGTGCGTGAAGGTAAAGATTGGAAAGTCTCCAAATCCATCAATTCCTATAAATAG
- a CDS encoding SusC/RagA family TonB-linked outer membrane protein, producing the protein MKRKIVFTPCWLCCICFLLLSLQQTYAQSITVRGQVTENNRPLAGVTVKNIGSTIQAQTDTQGKYTLSAPSVTAVEFTFLGYAKQRFEFSQLKQIGQGNYELNVQLDASEGDVLDEVVVVGFGSQKKTNLTGSVAVVDAKQLENRPVRNAIQALQGLAPGLNISQNSGTMETNPSINIRGTGTIGTSSSAPLILIDGSEGSLAALNPQDIESVSVLKDAGAASIYGSRAAFGVILVTTKAGKAGRTSVNYNNSFRMNAPTLMPKMMDSYTFAQYFNQAEVNAGGSPHFSAEHLQRILDYQNGNLKNSTIIDPNNKLYWAEGYAYGNDNNDWFDVMYRDQAFAQEHNLSLNGGTEKTTYYLSGNIMKQQGLMAFNTDHYDRYAVAAKINSKVSDIFQVNYNARLVREDYDRPAALTNSFYDDLGRQGWPTLPLYDPNGYLFSSPSPALAMKEGGQDKSSKDYIYQQLQLILEPIKGWRTTGNFNYRTTTQFRHWDSQRLYNHDVNGDPYLYKNSSNVYEFGLKENYYNINIFSDYDKSWGDHHVKVMVGGQIEHTAYRNLGVQRDGIIIPDQPVLNLTSGTDINGKAVVPSVSGEYQKWATAGFFGRLNYNYAEKYLLEANLRYDGSSRFRSDSRWGWFPSVSAGWNIAKENFLKDSAPFINMLKLRASYGELGNQNTDVWYPTYVTQPTGTANGAWLINNARPNSASAPGLVSALLTWESINTKNLGVDFAFLNSRLSGSFEVFERKTFNMVGPAPQLPNTLGTTVPQTNNTDLKTRGFEATLGWNDRTANGFAYGAKFLLSDYTTTVTRYPNAIGSLSNYREGQKLGEIWGYQTLGIAKTEEQMSQHLASLPNGGQNALGTQWGAGDIMYADLNGDGKIDGGSNTQADPGDRRVIGNSTPRYSFGLNLNADYKNFDFSIFMQGVMKRDYWQGGYYFWGATSKWWSTGLVDHLDYFRTADNPLGENLEAYYARPVFGTAKNQQTQTRFLQNAAYIRIKNIQLGYTLPKETTKRFGVERLRVYVSGENIWTGSSVAGMFDPETIDGGSNGTVYPLTKVWSAGLSVTF; encoded by the coding sequence ATGAAAAGAAAAATAGTATTCACACCGTGCTGGCTTTGTTGTATCTGCTTTTTACTTTTAAGCTTACAGCAGACTTATGCGCAGTCAATAACTGTACGGGGCCAGGTTACCGAAAATAATAGGCCACTGGCTGGAGTGACCGTTAAAAATATCGGTTCCACAATACAGGCCCAGACAGATACACAGGGGAAATATACGCTAAGTGCACCCTCAGTTACAGCAGTAGAATTTACTTTCCTAGGCTATGCGAAGCAGCGCTTTGAATTTAGCCAGCTCAAACAGATCGGCCAAGGAAACTACGAGCTTAACGTGCAACTTGATGCTTCCGAAGGAGATGTTTTGGATGAAGTGGTGGTGGTTGGTTTCGGTTCGCAGAAAAAAACAAACCTGACCGGTTCGGTTGCGGTGGTGGATGCCAAGCAACTGGAAAATAGGCCGGTAAGAAATGCGATCCAGGCACTGCAAGGACTGGCACCAGGCCTAAATATTTCCCAAAACTCGGGAACGATGGAAACCAATCCATCCATTAATATCCGGGGGACGGGCACCATCGGAACCTCTTCTTCGGCACCACTGATTTTAATCGATGGTTCTGAAGGATCTTTGGCGGCATTAAATCCACAAGATATCGAAAGTGTTTCCGTCTTGAAAGATGCTGGTGCTGCTTCGATCTATGGCTCTCGAGCGGCTTTTGGGGTTATCTTGGTCACCACAAAAGCTGGAAAAGCCGGAAGAACTTCGGTAAATTATAATAATAGCTTTCGTATGAATGCTCCAACATTAATGCCCAAGATGATGGATTCTTATACGTTTGCACAATACTTTAATCAGGCCGAAGTCAACGCAGGTGGTTCACCACATTTCTCCGCAGAGCATCTGCAGCGTATTTTGGATTATCAAAACGGAAACCTGAAAAATTCGACTATAATCGATCCAAACAATAAATTGTACTGGGCTGAAGGATATGCCTATGGTAACGACAACAACGATTGGTTCGATGTCATGTATCGGGATCAGGCTTTTGCTCAGGAGCACAACCTAAGCCTCAATGGTGGAACCGAAAAAACAACTTATTACCTTTCAGGCAATATCATGAAACAACAAGGGTTGATGGCCTTCAATACGGACCATTACGACCGTTACGCTGTCGCTGCTAAAATCAATTCTAAAGTATCTGACATCTTTCAAGTAAATTACAATGCGCGATTGGTGCGTGAAGACTACGACCGTCCTGCTGCATTGACCAATAGTTTTTATGACGATTTAGGCAGACAGGGTTGGCCAACGCTACCTCTGTATGATCCAAATGGCTACCTGTTCAGTTCGCCCTCACCTGCACTTGCCATGAAAGAAGGCGGACAGGATAAATCAAGTAAGGACTACATTTACCAACAGTTACAACTCATCCTCGAACCCATTAAAGGATGGCGTACAACTGGTAATTTTAACTATAGGACCACAACTCAATTTCGTCATTGGGACTCGCAGCGCCTTTACAACCATGACGTGAATGGTGATCCGTATTTGTATAAAAACTCATCCAATGTCTACGAATTTGGTTTAAAGGAAAACTACTATAACATTAACATCTTTTCCGATTACGATAAGAGCTGGGGTGATCATCATGTTAAAGTTATGGTTGGTGGTCAGATTGAACATACGGCCTATCGCAATCTTGGTGTGCAACGCGACGGAATCATTATCCCGGATCAACCGGTATTAAATCTGACCTCCGGCACCGACATCAATGGAAAAGCAGTAGTGCCTTCTGTATCTGGTGAATATCAAAAATGGGCAACAGCGGGTTTCTTCGGCCGATTGAATTACAATTATGCAGAAAAATATCTATTGGAAGCTAATTTGCGTTATGACGGTTCATCACGCTTCCGCAGCGACAGCCGCTGGGGCTGGTTTCCTTCAGTTTCTGCAGGATGGAACATCGCCAAAGAAAACTTCCTTAAAGATTCGGCACCATTTATTAATATGCTGAAATTAAGAGCTTCCTACGGAGAGCTGGGCAATCAAAATACCGATGTCTGGTATCCGACTTATGTCACGCAACCAACGGGTACAGCCAATGGCGCTTGGCTAATTAATAATGCTCGACCAAATTCTGCTTCGGCTCCAGGCTTAGTAAGTGCCTTATTGACCTGGGAATCCATCAATACCAAAAACTTAGGCGTCGATTTTGCCTTTTTAAATAGCAGACTTTCTGGTTCTTTTGAGGTCTTCGAACGAAAGACATTTAATATGGTGGGGCCAGCGCCACAGTTGCCTAATACATTAGGGACGACAGTTCCTCAAACAAATAATACCGACTTAAAAACAAGAGGGTTTGAAGCTACACTGGGCTGGAATGACCGTACAGCCAATGGTTTTGCATATGGAGCAAAGTTTCTCCTGTCGGATTATACCACAACAGTAACACGCTATCCAAACGCAATAGGGTCATTATCAAACTATCGGGAAGGCCAAAAGTTGGGTGAAATATGGGGATATCAAACCCTTGGTATCGCAAAGACAGAGGAACAGATGAGTCAACATCTGGCGAGCTTGCCCAATGGTGGACAAAATGCATTAGGAACACAATGGGGGGCAGGCGATATCATGTATGCGGATTTGAATGGCGACGGAAAAATAGATGGAGGAAGCAATACGCAGGCCGATCCTGGTGATCGTCGTGTGATTGGAAACAGTACGCCGCGTTACTCCTTTGGATTGAATCTGAATGCGGATTACAAAAATTTTGACTTTAGTATTTTCATGCAAGGTGTCATGAAACGCGACTATTGGCAAGGTGGCTATTATTTTTGGGGAGCGACTTCAAAATGGTGGTCAACGGGCTTGGTCGATCATCTTGATTATTTCCGTACCGCAGACAATCCATTGGGCGAAAATCTGGAAGCATATTACGCACGTCCCGTTTTTGGTACTGCTAAAAATCAACAGACGCAGACGCGCTTTTTGCAAAATGCAGCCTATATCCGCATAAAAAATATTCAGCTAGGCTATACCTTACCGAAAGAAACAACCAAACGTTTTGGTGTGGAGCGTCTACGCGTATACGTTTCCGGAGAAAATATCTGGACCGGCTCAAGTGTAGCGGGAATGTTTGATCCCGAAACTATTGATGGCGGAAGCAATGGAACGGTTTATCCATTGACTAAAGTCTGGTCTGCAGGTTTAAGTGTTACATTTTAA
- a CDS encoding RagB/SusD family nutrient uptake outer membrane protein, with protein MKFNTTIFRLMQLGLVALVGLASCNKYLDIAPPSSIIPEAYLDEESQLAAYTVNQYAGLFPSHGNWSFGTFGIDGNTDNMAIPTLDNKFIPGQWRVGSNGGDWDFSSIYQMNYFINTVVPKWKENRVLGNTNNIAHYIGEAYFLRAYVYFGKLQALGDFPIIRNVMSDKDKNILVEASKRSPRNEVARFILSDLDSAITLLNQNSPDGKKQRISKNVAQLFKSRVALYEGTWLTYFSGTAFVPKGPGWPGAAKSYNSNYAFPTGSIAGEIDYFLTQAMESAAAVADNVPLVSNTGIIESANNENPYFSMFGAVDMSSYGEVLLWRQYNQSLVTHNVPVYAQRGNYAVGLTRSLVESFLMSNGLPIYAAGSGYAGDDYIADVRKNRDGRLQLFLKEPGQKNVLVNIGQGTHYTLIEPTPTVYDTDWERRYTTGYTIRKGISYDGLQTLNGQGFTGSITFRATEAYLNYMEACYEKNQNLDTKAQAYWRALRARAKVDQDFNATIAATQMDKEKKDWGAYSAGQFVSPTLYNIRRERRSELMAEGLRWMDLKRWRAMDQLTTTADHFEGFKLWGPMKDWYKPEQLIYGATNDKSVVSDPARSEYLRPLEVRSNALSYTGVKFAMAHYLAPIAIEHFQLASDDGTAENSVIYQNPGWSLISGTAPTGL; from the coding sequence ATGAAATTCAATACTACTATTTTTAGATTGATGCAATTGGGCCTTGTCGCTTTGGTAGGCCTAGCTTCCTGCAATAAATATTTGGATATTGCACCCCCTTCGTCCATCATACCTGAAGCTTATCTGGATGAGGAGTCACAACTTGCTGCTTATACCGTAAATCAATATGCGGGACTATTTCCTTCGCATGGCAATTGGTCCTTTGGCACGTTCGGCATCGACGGAAATACAGACAATATGGCTATTCCAACACTCGATAACAAGTTTATTCCAGGCCAATGGCGCGTCGGATCGAACGGCGGTGACTGGGATTTTTCAAGTATTTATCAGATGAATTATTTTATCAATACGGTGGTTCCCAAATGGAAGGAAAATCGTGTTCTCGGAAATACCAATAACATAGCACATTATATCGGTGAAGCCTATTTTTTACGGGCTTATGTTTACTTCGGGAAATTGCAGGCCTTGGGCGATTTTCCTATTATTCGCAATGTGATGTCGGATAAAGACAAGAATATTTTAGTGGAAGCGAGCAAGCGTTCACCAAGAAATGAAGTTGCTCGTTTTATACTTTCAGACTTGGATTCGGCCATTACCTTGCTGAACCAAAATTCTCCCGACGGCAAGAAGCAGCGGATCTCAAAAAATGTCGCCCAGCTGTTCAAGTCCCGCGTGGCCTTGTACGAAGGCACCTGGCTCACATACTTCAGTGGAACAGCATTCGTCCCTAAAGGACCAGGATGGCCTGGGGCGGCAAAATCATACAATAGCAATTATGCATTTCCGACGGGAAGTATTGCCGGAGAGATCGACTACTTTTTAACGCAGGCCATGGAATCGGCAGCTGCGGTTGCTGACAATGTGCCGCTGGTGAGCAATACCGGAATAATTGAATCTGCCAACAATGAGAACCCTTACTTTAGTATGTTTGGTGCCGTGGATATGTCCAGCTATGGCGAAGTGCTTTTGTGGCGACAATACAACCAGAGCTTGGTGACACACAATGTGCCGGTATATGCACAGCGTGGCAATTATGCTGTTGGATTGACGCGCAGTCTTGTGGAAAGTTTCCTGATGTCCAATGGACTGCCTATTTACGCTGCGGGCAGCGGTTATGCTGGTGATGATTACATCGCAGATGTCCGGAAAAATCGCGATGGTCGTTTACAATTGTTTTTAAAAGAACCCGGGCAAAAGAATGTATTGGTCAATATCGGACAAGGTACACACTATACCCTTATTGAGCCCACACCGACTGTTTACGATACCGATTGGGAAAGACGTTATACAACGGGGTATACCATACGTAAAGGTATTTCATACGACGGTTTACAAACGCTAAACGGACAGGGATTTACGGGCAGTATTACCTTCCGAGCTACCGAAGCTTACCTCAATTATATGGAGGCCTGTTACGAAAAGAATCAAAATTTAGATACGAAGGCACAGGCCTATTGGCGTGCATTGCGTGCGCGTGCTAAGGTCGATCAAGATTTCAATGCAACCATCGCTGCAACACAAATGGATAAAGAGAAGAAAGATTGGGGCGCGTATTCTGCGGGACAGTTTGTATCACCTACACTGTACAATATACGTCGCGAACGCAGAAGCGAACTCATGGCGGAAGGCCTGCGTTGGATGGATCTCAAGCGCTGGCGTGCAATGGACCAGCTGACTACAACAGCAGACCATTTTGAAGGTTTTAAACTCTGGGGGCCGATGAAAGATTGGTACAAACCCGAACAGCTGATTTATGGCGCTACCAATGATAAATCTGTCGTTTCAGATCCTGCACGGAGTGAATACCTAAGACCATTGGAGGTCCGAAGCAATGCCCTGTCTTATACTGGGGTGAAATTTGCCATGGCGCATTATCTTGCACCTATTGCCATCGAGCATTTCCAGTTGGCTTCGGATGATGGTACAGCAGAAAATTCTGTTATTTATCAGAATCCAGGATGGTCACTGATCAGTGGAACTGCCCCAACCGGTTTGTAG
- a CDS encoding family 43 glycosylhydrolase, whose protein sequence is MKKLLSVCLSLLSSCFIAYSQPPIPPQYKLVWSDEFDYNGAPDTTKWRFEEGFKRNREEQWYQKENASCRDGLLVIEAKKEQRNHPSFIQGSSDWIASRKKITYTSASINTLGKQHWKYGIFEIRARIPVGEGLWPAFWTLGTSKEWPSNGEIDIMEYYRGNILANIATGTDQRWKAHWFGKTKAVKDLGGKAWADQFHIWRMVWDEDAITLYVDDIEMLHVPMDQLVNRDGTGFNPFTQPHYLLLNLALGGTNGGTIADKLLPAKYEIDYVRVYQKIERAEMNSFTPGEIWKDQSGHVINAHGGGVLHQNGKYYWYGEKRGGTASQGVNVYSSNDLYNWKFEGLALTPSADPTSDIAWGCIMERPKVIYHEQLKKYVMWFHLELKGQGYAAARAAVATSDSPFGPFQFVHSFRPNNNMSRDMGLFVDTDGKAYQIYSSDENYALRLVQLTDDYLHVTAKDSLLFRNHREAPALFKHKDQYYLITSGCTGWAPNRAELHVAKSLFGPWKSLGDPMQGPNSALTYGGQSTFILPVAGKTDAFIFMADRWNPKDLMDSRYIWLPVDLQNEKVQINWKDQWDLSVFY, encoded by the coding sequence ATGAAAAAACTTTTATCTGTCTGTCTTAGTTTGCTGTCAAGTTGTTTTATCGCCTATAGTCAACCGCCCATCCCACCGCAGTATAAATTGGTCTGGTCGGATGAATTTGATTATAATGGTGCGCCCGACACCACTAAATGGCGTTTCGAAGAAGGTTTCAAGCGTAACCGGGAGGAACAATGGTATCAAAAGGAAAATGCTTCCTGTCGTGACGGCCTGTTGGTTATTGAAGCAAAAAAAGAACAACGTAATCATCCCAGTTTTATTCAGGGCAGCTCTGATTGGATTGCCAGCCGTAAAAAGATAACCTATACTTCTGCTTCGATAAATACTTTAGGAAAGCAGCACTGGAAATACGGGATTTTTGAAATCCGCGCGCGGATCCCTGTTGGAGAGGGCCTTTGGCCCGCATTCTGGACTTTAGGCACGAGCAAGGAATGGCCATCCAATGGTGAAATAGATATCATGGAATATTATCGCGGCAATATATTAGCCAATATCGCAACTGGCACTGACCAACGGTGGAAAGCACATTGGTTCGGTAAGACAAAAGCAGTCAAAGATCTTGGCGGAAAGGCTTGGGCAGATCAATTCCATATCTGGCGCATGGTTTGGGATGAAGATGCCATTACGCTTTATGTGGATGATATCGAAATGCTCCACGTCCCTATGGATCAATTGGTCAATCGGGACGGTACAGGATTCAATCCATTTACCCAACCACATTATCTCCTGTTAAATTTGGCCCTCGGTGGAACAAACGGTGGCACGATAGCTGATAAATTACTTCCCGCTAAATATGAAATTGATTATGTCCGGGTCTATCAAAAAATAGAACGTGCTGAAATGAATAGTTTTACGCCAGGGGAAATATGGAAAGACCAATCCGGTCATGTGATCAATGCCCATGGCGGCGGCGTACTTCATCAAAATGGGAAATATTATTGGTACGGTGAGAAACGTGGCGGAACGGCATCACAGGGCGTCAATGTGTACTCATCCAATGATTTGTATAACTGGAAGTTTGAAGGGTTGGCCCTCACACCTAGCGCAGATCCTACAAGCGATATTGCCTGGGGCTGTATTATGGAACGGCCAAAGGTTATCTATCATGAGCAGCTGAAGAAATATGTCATGTGGTTCCACCTCGAGTTGAAGGGACAGGGTTATGCAGCAGCTAGGGCCGCCGTTGCTACCAGTGACTCTCCATTTGGGCCTTTTCAGTTTGTCCACAGCTTCCGGCCAAATAACAATATGTCACGCGATATGGGTTTATTTGTAGACACCGATGGCAAGGCTTACCAAATCTATTCATCGGACGAAAACTATGCCTTACGCCTGGTTCAATTAACCGATGATTACCTGCATGTAACAGCGAAAGATTCCTTACTCTTCCGGAATCATCGGGAAGCCCCAGCTTTATTCAAGCATAAAGATCAGTATTATCTGATCACCAGCGGATGCACCGGCTGGGCTCCAAATCGTGCAGAGCTCCATGTCGCTAAGAGTCTTTTTGGCCCCTGGAAATCCCTTGGTGATCCAATGCAAGGGCCAAATTCGGCTTTGACTTATGGCGGTCAATCCACATTTATTCTCCCTGTCGCAGGAAAAACAGATGCCTTTATCTTTATGGCCGACCGCTGGAACCCCAAAGATCTTATGGATAGCAGATATATCTGGCTACCGGTAGATCTCCAAAATGAAAAAGTACAGATAAATTGGAAGGATCAGTGGGATTTAAGTGTATTTTACTAG